In Lentilitoribacter sp. Alg239-R112, the following proteins share a genomic window:
- a CDS encoding inositol monophosphatase family protein has product MARSALLNVMVTAATKAGRSLSRDFGEVQNLQVSVKGQSGFVGEAGKKSEDIVRGELMHARPSYGYLSEDDEVKGTDGTHRWIVDPLDGTTNFLHGIPFFSISIALERGGELVAGVIYNPATDELFTAEKGGGAYMNDRRLRVGGRKKLRDCVVGACAPHLGRGHHGRYLIQLANMMGEVSGVRSFGAASLELAYVASGHLDAHFEEHLKPWDIAAGIVMIREAGGFIYDVSGGYKMFETGDLVAGNEHIQKALTEVIKRPAPNKAV; this is encoded by the coding sequence ATGGCGCGTTCAGCCCTTTTAAATGTCATGGTTACAGCTGCTACAAAAGCTGGCCGTTCATTATCGCGTGATTTCGGCGAAGTGCAAAATTTGCAAGTTTCTGTCAAAGGACAGTCAGGTTTTGTAGGCGAAGCTGGTAAAAAATCGGAAGATATTGTTCGTGGTGAACTTATGCACGCACGCCCCTCCTACGGCTACTTAAGTGAAGATGATGAGGTTAAAGGTACTGACGGTACACACCGTTGGATCGTTGATCCACTGGATGGTACGACTAATTTTTTGCATGGTATTCCTTTTTTTTCCATCTCTATTGCGCTTGAGCGTGGGGGTGAATTGGTTGCCGGTGTTATCTATAATCCAGCCACTGATGAACTGTTTACAGCAGAAAAAGGCGGTGGCGCATATATGAATGACCGGCGTTTGCGCGTTGGTGGTCGTAAAAAATTGCGAGACTGTGTTGTTGGTGCCTGCGCACCACATCTTGGTCGTGGTCATCATGGTCGTTATCTAATTCAGCTCGCTAATATGATGGGCGAAGTTTCGGGTGTTCGCAGTTTTGGCGCAGCATCTCTTGAACTTGCCTACGTGGCGTCTGGTCATTTGGATGCGCATTTTGAAGAGCACCTAAAACCGTGGGATATTGCTGCAGGGATCGTGATGATCCGGGAGGCTGGCGGATTTATTTATGATGTTTCCGGTGGTTATAAAATGTTTGAAACGGGTGATCTCGTTGCCGGAAATGAGCATATTCAGAAAGCTCTTACAGAAGTTATTAAGCGTCCGGCTCCAAATAAAGCTGTGTGA
- the rpmE gene encoding 50S ribosomal protein L31: MKADIHPEYHTIKVVMTDGTEYETRSTWGSEGETMNLEIDPNSHPAWTGGGAQLMDRGGRITKFKNRFAGLGL, translated from the coding sequence ATGAAAGCGGATATTCATCCAGAATACCACACGATCAAAGTGGTGATGACTGATGGAACAGAATATGAGACACGCTCGACTTGGGGTTCTGAAGGCGAGACAATGAATTTGGAGATCGATCCTAATTCTCACCCAGCTTGGACTGGTGGTGGCGCTCAACTTATGGACCGCGGTGGACGTATCACGAAGTTTAAAAATCGTTTTGCTGGTCTTGGCCTTTAA
- a CDS encoding MotA/TolQ/ExbB proton channel family protein, whose amino-acid sequence MSTSSWDKAAENGMSPNKLSSPLVFLFSVIISLVIAGFAIAILFRQIETAFMSNPGLNGLIVAVLLLGIMLAVKQIVQLSPEVRWVNSFRAAGDADKVSRDPVLLAPMRALFSGQREKALTTSSLRSILDSIAARLDETRDTTRYLIGLLVFLGLLGTFWGLLGTIGSIKDVIGSLDAGSGNTEDVLAALKTGLGAPLEGMGTAFSSSLFGLSGSLILGFIDLQAGWAQGRFYGELENWLASVTDVTSDVGNANVPVIETSGDSSEELKLVAEQLKRLSVDGGGGGGSNQRTTAAMANLAEGIQGLVKNMRSEQQMLRDWIEAQQDESKAMRQTLDKLSDKIDKS is encoded by the coding sequence ATGTCAACATCGAGTTGGGATAAAGCGGCGGAAAATGGTATGTCGCCGAATAAGTTATCAAGTCCCTTGGTATTTCTATTTAGTGTCATTATTTCTTTGGTGATTGCTGGTTTTGCGATCGCGATTTTATTTCGTCAAATTGAAACAGCTTTTATGTCTAACCCAGGTTTGAACGGGCTGATCGTTGCTGTTCTATTGTTGGGCATTATGCTTGCTGTTAAGCAGATTGTGCAGCTAAGCCCGGAGGTTCGTTGGGTAAATTCCTTTCGCGCAGCGGGTGATGCCGATAAGGTCAGCCGTGATCCTGTTCTTTTGGCTCCCATGCGGGCATTATTTAGCGGGCAACGGGAAAAAGCACTTACAACATCATCCTTGAGGTCAATTCTCGATTCTATTGCCGCTCGGTTAGATGAGACAAGAGATACAACGCGTTATTTGATTGGTCTTCTGGTTTTCCTAGGTCTTTTGGGTACATTTTGGGGTCTGTTAGGTACAATTGGCTCGATCAAAGATGTTATTGGCTCGCTCGATGCTGGGTCTGGTAATACAGAAGATGTGCTTGCCGCACTTAAAACTGGTCTTGGTGCGCCTCTTGAAGGCATGGGTACGGCGTTTTCATCATCATTGTTTGGTCTTTCGGGGTCGCTGATATTGGGGTTCATTGACCTGCAAGCTGGATGGGCGCAAGGACGTTTTTATGGTGAGTTGGAAAACTGGCTTGCATCGGTGACAGATGTGACCTCCGATGTTGGTAATGCTAATGTGCCTGTTATTGAAACCAGTGGCGATAGCTCTGAAGAGCTGAAACTAGTTGCAGAGCAATTGAAGCGGCTGTCAGTGGATGGCGGCGGCGGTGGAGGTTCGAATCAACGCACAACGGCAGCTATGGCAAATTTGGCGGAGGGTATCCAAGGTCTCGTTAAGAACATGCGCAGCGAGCAGCAAATGTTGCGTGACTGGATTGAAGCCCAGCAGGATGAATCAAAAGCCATGCGTCAGACGCTTGATAAGCTTTCTGACAAGATTGATAAAAGCTAG
- a CDS encoding DUF1465 family protein, whose protein sequence is MSETNRNTIRFSEHAANSEGFKSLYADGMGLVEETADYLDNTGRSASKALPRIASILYSAESMRLTTRLMQLASWLLLQRAVNNGEMTRDQASTEKSKVRLESFNCDRNAAGWDELPEAFRDLIERSLRLQNRVALLDREIYRPEEAHANMRETENSIQAQHNLLQTAFLKN, encoded by the coding sequence ATGTCTGAAACAAACCGCAATACTATCCGTTTTTCCGAGCATGCTGCAAATTCAGAAGGCTTCAAGTCTTTGTATGCAGATGGCATGGGCCTTGTTGAAGAAACAGCCGATTACCTTGATAATACAGGTCGCTCTGCCTCAAAGGCACTTCCTCGCATTGCATCTATCCTTTATTCAGCTGAGTCCATGCGCCTAACGACACGCCTTATGCAATTGGCATCTTGGCTGCTATTACAACGCGCTGTGAACAATGGCGAAATGACACGCGACCAAGCGAGCACGGAGAAATCTAAAGTGCGTCTTGAAAGCTTTAATTGTGATCGTAATGCGGCCGGATGGGATGAATTACCAGAAGCTTTCCGCGATTTGATCGAGCGTTCTTTGCGCCTTCAAAATCGTGTTGCACTTTTAGATCGCGAAATTTATCGCCCGGAAGAAGCACATGCAAACATGCGAGAGACTGAAAATTCGATACAAGCGCAGCACAATCTTCTGCAGACTGCTTTCTTGAAAAATTAA
- a CDS encoding ABC transporter transmembrane domain-containing protein, with protein MNKETDVATDKEKEQKRASLSPLRTLFPYILRYPKLIIGAGVFLLLAAATTLTLPLAVRRVIDFGFSSQDPEFINSYFTFLMGIAIVLGIASAMRYYFVILLGERVISDLRSDVFTHIARLSPSFYDVNRSGEIISRLTADTTQIKSAVGATASMALRNSILCLGAIVMMFWTSWTLSLFVVIGIPIVVIPLIAFGRAVRKRSRNAQDTLADTMGFASEAINATRTLQAFNSEDRAIGRFSSAIEDTFDAAKAAITTRAALTVFSISLVFCGVVGILWSGAHSVLEGDMSAGTLGQFLLYSVLAAGSLGGLSEVWGELSQASGAAERLSELLNERSEIEDPVNPVALPENVKGEIEFKSVSFAYPTRPNAKILDDLSFSVKTGETVAIVGPSGAGKSTLFSLVLRFYDPSSGQILIDGVDVKEALLHDIRSRAAIVPQDVTIFAASVAENIAFGSNEASDEDIKQAGKSALVEKFALDMDDGYDSEIGERGVTLSGGQRQRVAIARGMLKNAPILLLDEATSALDAQSEKLVQQALDRIMENRTTLIIAHRLSTILKADRILVMDKGKIIEEGTHKSLSEANGMYANLAKLQFQT; from the coding sequence ATGAATAAGGAAACTGACGTGGCAACTGACAAAGAAAAAGAACAGAAGCGGGCGTCATTATCCCCATTACGTACACTTTTTCCCTATATCTTACGTTATCCGAAACTCATCATCGGTGCAGGCGTTTTTCTGCTGCTGGCGGCAGCAACAACGCTCACCCTACCCTTGGCTGTTCGGCGCGTGATTGATTTTGGATTTTCAAGCCAAGACCCGGAGTTCATCAATAGTTACTTTACGTTCCTCATGGGCATTGCCATCGTCTTAGGTATCGCAAGTGCGATGCGCTATTATTTTGTGATTCTTTTAGGTGAACGCGTTATCTCGGATCTTCGCAGCGATGTATTTACTCACATCGCGCGGCTTTCTCCGTCATTTTATGATGTTAATCGGTCTGGTGAAATCATTTCCCGCCTGACAGCAGACACAACTCAGATTAAATCCGCCGTTGGTGCAACAGCCTCAATGGCTTTGCGAAACTCAATCCTGTGTTTGGGTGCCATTGTCATGATGTTTTGGACATCATGGACACTTTCACTCTTTGTAGTGATCGGCATCCCCATTGTTGTTATCCCACTTATTGCATTTGGACGTGCGGTTCGGAAAAGATCACGCAATGCACAAGACACTCTTGCAGACACGATGGGCTTTGCAAGCGAAGCCATCAATGCAACCCGTACATTACAAGCCTTCAATTCTGAGGACCGTGCTATTGGGCGCTTTTCATCCGCAATCGAAGATACATTCGATGCGGCAAAGGCGGCAATAACAACCCGCGCAGCCCTTACGGTGTTTTCCATCTCATTAGTTTTCTGTGGTGTGGTGGGCATCTTGTGGTCCGGTGCTCATTCTGTTCTTGAAGGAGACATGTCAGCTGGTACGCTTGGTCAGTTCCTTCTTTATTCAGTTCTTGCAGCAGGAAGCTTAGGTGGCTTATCAGAAGTATGGGGCGAGTTGTCTCAAGCATCCGGCGCAGCTGAGCGTTTATCTGAGTTACTCAATGAAAGATCTGAAATCGAAGACCCAGTCAATCCGGTAGCTTTACCAGAAAACGTTAAAGGCGAGATTGAGTTTAAGTCTGTCAGCTTTGCCTATCCTACACGTCCAAACGCTAAAATCTTGGATGACTTATCCTTTTCCGTAAAAACTGGCGAAACAGTGGCTATTGTCGGGCCATCAGGTGCAGGTAAAAGCACCTTGTTTTCGCTAGTATTGAGATTTTATGATCCAAGCTCCGGGCAGATACTTATAGATGGTGTCGATGTAAAAGAAGCCCTACTCCATGACATCAGATCGCGTGCAGCCATCGTTCCGCAGGATGTCACCATATTTGCAGCATCCGTTGCTGAAAACATTGCATTTGGTAGTAATGAAGCTTCCGATGAGGATATTAAACAAGCAGGAAAGTCTGCGCTTGTTGAAAAATTCGCCCTTGATATGGATGATGGATACGACAGCGAAATAGGCGAACGCGGCGTAACTCTATCAGGCGGACAGCGTCAACGTGTTGCTATCGCTCGTGGCATGCTTAAAAACGCACCCATTCTTCTGCTTGATGAAGCCACATCTGCACTTGATGCCCAAAGCGAAAAACTGGTTCAACAAGCACTTGATCGCATCATGGAAAACCGCACGACACTGATCATCGCACATCGTCTTTCGACCATTCTTAAGGCTGATCGAATACTGGTTATGGACAAAGGCAAAATTATCGAAGAAGGCACACATAAGTCGCTCAGTGAAGCGAATGGCATGTATGCTAATTTAGCGAAACTGCAATTTCAGACATAA
- a CDS encoding peptidoglycan -binding protein codes for MALSRNRLRSRSVDYWPGFVDALSTLLLAIMFLLSVFVLAQFFLSREISGKDEVLTRLNSQINELTQLLALEQTGRQDLEDTLANLQASLSASEDEKSRLELLLNQGAGSTEAAEATISGLNQTLDEERQISKRALSQVALLNQQISAMRRQLAALENALDQSDAKDEEAQVKIADLGRRLNVALAQRVQELNRYRSDFFGRLRAILSDRDNIRIVGDRFVFQSEVLFPSGGNELNPDGKIEMAKLAEAMLDLAREIPSEINWVLRVDGHTDNVPLSGTGRYRDNWELSSARATSVVKFLIEQGVPSNRLVAAGFGEFQPIAEGDTVEARNTNRRIELKLTER; via the coding sequence ATGGCACTTTCTCGCAATCGTTTGAGAAGCCGCTCCGTTGACTATTGGCCGGGCTTTGTTGATGCTTTGTCGACCCTTTTGCTCGCCATCATGTTTTTGCTTTCCGTCTTTGTGCTTGCACAGTTTTTTCTAAGCAGAGAAATCAGCGGGAAAGATGAAGTGCTTACGAGGTTAAACTCGCAGATTAACGAGTTGACCCAATTGCTTGCGCTTGAACAGACCGGGCGGCAGGATTTGGAAGATACACTTGCCAACCTACAAGCATCGTTATCCGCGTCGGAGGATGAAAAATCTCGCCTTGAATTACTTCTAAATCAGGGGGCTGGATCAACAGAAGCTGCTGAAGCAACAATTAGTGGTTTAAATCAGACGCTTGATGAAGAACGACAGATTTCCAAACGTGCACTTAGTCAGGTGGCTTTGTTAAATCAGCAGATTTCAGCAATGCGCCGACAATTAGCTGCTTTGGAAAATGCTTTAGATCAATCTGATGCTAAGGATGAGGAAGCTCAAGTTAAAATCGCGGATCTTGGTCGACGATTAAACGTGGCATTAGCTCAGCGAGTGCAAGAGCTTAATCGTTATCGTTCGGATTTCTTTGGTCGTTTACGTGCTATTCTTTCGGACCGTGACAATATTCGTATTGTGGGAGATCGTTTTGTCTTTCAGTCAGAGGTGTTGTTTCCATCTGGCGGTAATGAGTTGAACCCGGATGGGAAAATAGAAATGGCCAAGCTTGCAGAGGCCATGCTTGATCTTGCTCGGGAAATCCCCTCAGAAATCAACTGGGTTCTGCGTGTAGATGGCCATACGGATAATGTGCCTTTGTCAGGCACTGGCCGTTATCGAGATAACTGGGAGCTCTCAAGTGCTCGAGCGACATCAGTCGTCAAGTTCCTGATTGAACAGGGTGTGCCGTCAAACCGTTTGGTTGCCGCAGGATTTGGTGAATTCCAGCCAATTGCAGAAGGTGACACGGTCGAAGCGCGTAACACGAACCGCCGTATCGAATTGAAGTTGACTGAAAGATAG